The stretch of DNA CCGAGCGAGGCGCCGGGATTATCGTTCGGCTTGCGACCGATCCCGCATTCGGCCGACAGACCGCAACCTACGTATCGGTCAAACAGGCTCGCCCCCTCACGCCAATCGAGCCTGCGACGGACGAGGCAGCGCGCCGTGAACTCTGGAGCGCCACCGCCCGGCTGCTTGAGCCGTACCGCCAGGATTGCAACCCGCCGGGCAGCGCTTGACCGGCTTGAGTTTCAACGAGACAACATGAAGGTTTCGTACTCCAGGTCATCCAGCGCCGTCGATAACCGCGCCAGCCCCAGCAGCACGCAAAGCAGCAGCGAGAAGGTGAAGCCATAGCCGAAGAAACTCGGCCCCAGGTACAGGCTCAGCAGGGTCAAGGCGCCGTTGAGTGCCACGAACAAGAGGCACAGTTCCAGCACGATCATCCGTTTGTCGAGGTAGAAAAACACGTTAAGGATCGCCATGAACACCACCTGGATGCTCACCCCGATCAGGTCGATATAGAACAGCGGCAGGTAGTAGCTGGACATCCCCAGCCACTCCAGTATGCGCGGGCCAAAGAGAAACAGCAGAACCACCGTCAGCCCCTGGACCTTGCAGATTTCCAGCAGGCCCTGACGGATCGAGAAGGTCATCTCGGCTTTCAACGAACCGATATGCTGCAGGGTCTCGCCGTCGCGCACCGCCCGGAACAGGCGCTCGTACCATTCGGCGAAGTCGGTTTCGATCCTTACCAGGAACACCGCCATGCCAGGAATGATCGCCAGGTAGGCGAGGAAAATCGGCAAGTCATAAAGAATCGAGGCGCGCATCGGCCCGATCACCTGGCTCGAGGTCTGCGGGTTGAACCAGAAGATGAACTTGTCGATCCAGATTCCCAGGTTGTAGCAAAGCCCGGTCAACAGCAGGCTGACAAACACCTGGCGCCGGTCCAGAAAGTCGAAGGCCACCAGTTTCTCGGCCCGGTATTCGCGCAGGATGTCGTAGAGAAACAGGAACAATAGGCTGCTGTGCCCCAGCAGCAACGCC from Pseudomonas chlororaphis subsp. chlororaphis encodes:
- the pelG gene encoding exopolysaccharide Pel transporter PelG, with protein sequence MAGIGFELRKILSRDSYTATLHAYVYAGLISSGPWVLSILSVMLVGGISLGLVVPEVVIRQFLITVTYLMATSLILTGGLQLFFTRFVSDRLFERKYEQILPNLVGMLLLVTLGAGVLGILLLITLFDQGLIYRLLTLANFVVLCNLWLVIIFLSGMKAYNRILLVMLVGYGLMVGSAFFLRHLGMEGLLLALLLGHSSLLFLFLYDILREYRAEKLVAFDFLDRRQVFVSLLLTGLCYNLGIWIDKFIFWFNPQTSSQVIGPMRASILYDLPIFLAYLAIIPGMAVFLVRIETDFAEWYERLFRAVRDGETLQHIGSLKAEMTFSIRQGLLEICKVQGLTVVLLFLFGPRILEWLGMSSYYLPLFYIDLIGVSIQVVFMAILNVFFYLDKRMIVLELCLLFVALNGALTLLSLYLGPSFFGYGFTFSLLLCVLLGLARLSTALDDLEYETFMLSR